The proteins below come from a single Maledivibacter sp. genomic window:
- the secG gene encoding preprotein translocase subunit SecG, whose protein sequence is MKTLFMVIQVIASLILIISILLQSGKSAGLSGSIGGGAEQLFGKQKARGYDEMLAKVTKIGAGAFIVCSLILVYLQG, encoded by the coding sequence ATGAAAACATTGTTTATGGTTATTCAAGTAATTGCTAGCTTAATTCTAATTATAAGTATATTATTACAATCAGGTAAAAGCGCTGGGCTATCTGGTTCTATAGGCGGTGGAGCAGAGCAACTTTTCGGCAAGCAAAAAGCCAGAGGCTATGATGAGATGCTTGCAAAGGTCACAAAGATTGGAGCAGGCGCATTTATAGTGTGTTCATTAATATTAGTTTATTTGCAAGGTTAA
- the eno gene encoding phosphopyruvate hydratase: MSNIIGVYSREILDSRGNPTVEVEIYLEDGAMGRAAVPSGASTGAFEAVELRDGDNERFLGKGVLDAVRNVNEIIAPEIVGMDAFDQVGIDSMMIDLDGTENKGKLGANAILGVSMAVAKAAASSLGLPLYQYIGGVNAKTLPVPMMNILNGGKHADNNVDIQEFMVMPVGAENFAHALRMGAEIFHNLKKVLKDKGLNTSVGDEGGFAPNLTSNEEALEVIISAIEKAGYKPGEDVKLALDVAATEIYNKAEKKYELTGEGLVKTSEEMVEFYSELVEKYPIISIEDGLDEEDWEGWKLLTEKIGNKIQIVGDDLFVTNTKRLSKGIENGTANSILIKLNQIGTLTETLDAIEMAKRAGYTSVISHRSGETEDSTIADLVVAVNGGQIKTGAPSRTDRVAKYNQLLRIEDMLDNSARFAGASAFYNIKK; the protein is encoded by the coding sequence ATGTCAAATATAATTGGAGTTTATAGTAGAGAGATTCTTGATTCTAGGGGAAATCCAACTGTAGAGGTAGAAATTTATTTAGAGGATGGGGCAATGGGTAGAGCAGCTGTACCATCTGGAGCATCTACAGGGGCATTTGAAGCTGTTGAACTTAGAGATGGCGATAATGAAAGATTTCTTGGTAAAGGTGTACTAGATGCAGTTAGAAATGTAAATGAAATAATTGCTCCAGAGATTGTTGGTATGGATGCCTTTGACCAAGTAGGTATTGATAGCATGATGATAGATTTAGATGGAACCGAAAATAAAGGGAAATTAGGTGCTAATGCTATACTAGGTGTTTCTATGGCAGTAGCTAAGGCTGCGGCTAGTTCATTAGGATTACCTTTATATCAGTACATAGGTGGAGTAAATGCAAAGACTTTACCGGTTCCAATGATGAATATATTAAATGGTGGAAAGCACGCTGATAATAACGTTGATATTCAAGAGTTTATGGTAATGCCTGTTGGTGCGGAAAATTTTGCCCATGCATTAAGAATGGGTGCTGAAATATTCCATAACTTGAAGAAGGTTTTAAAGGATAAGGGATTAAATACTTCCGTTGGTGATGAAGGTGGGTTTGCTCCTAACTTAACTTCAAATGAAGAAGCATTAGAGGTTATAATTTCGGCAATCGAAAAAGCTGGTTACAAACCCGGTGAAGATGTTAAGTTAGCTTTAGATGTGGCTGCTACTGAAATCTATAATAAAGCAGAAAAGAAATACGAGCTTACGGGAGAAGGTCTAGTAAAAACTTCTGAGGAAATGGTTGAATTTTACAGCGAACTAGTGGAAAAATATCCAATCATCTCTATAGAAGATGGTCTTGATGAAGAAGATTGGGAGGGCTGGAAGCTTCTAACTGAAAAAATTGGGAATAAGATTCAGATAGTTGGTGATGACCTATTTGTTACAAATACAAAGAGACTATCTAAAGGTATAGAGAATGGTACAGCAAATTCAATCCTTATAAAGCTTAATCAAATTGGTACATTAACGGAAACCCTAGATGCTATTGAAATGGCTAAAAGAGCAGGATATACTTCAGTAATTTCCCATAGATCAGGGGAAACTGAGGATTCAACTATAGCTGATCTAGTGGTTGCGGTTAATGGTGGACAGATTAAGACTGGGGCGCCTTCAAGAACCGATAGAGTTGCTAAGTATAATCAATTACTTAGGATTGAAGATATGCTAGATAATTCTGCTAGGTTTGCTGGGGCAAGTGCTTTCTATAATATAAAGAAATAA